CATTCTCATCAATTGGAGATGTCGAAATCTAGCATAAACAGGGACTGTCACCTCtcgagtgcaaagggttaaacgTAAAACGAGTCTTAACAGCTAGGACGTTGCTTGATATTGTACAACGACAAGTATGATCAAGGAAGATTCATAAACTCAGTCAAtcgaattttataacaatattgtATTTGGTTTCATTTTAATCGGGAATGTTTCACTAATATGTtaataagatttttattaacagaaaataaaaaatgcagaagtttataacttataatgaaaatactaAAGGCGAATTCAAAGCAATCACATTTACAATACGTTCTATAGAAGTAACATAGGCcttaatataacaaaaacatTCTCacgaggaaaataaatttaatgttaaatctaaaaaattattgtgtataaagaatatattagaATTACTGCATCATTTCACTGATTTATTATCGTTAGAAAGCaaagattttcttttctcctctaaaaaaaatataataaacgattaatttctctttctgaGGCAATTGAGTTTATTTATTGCACGGTTTTGTTATTCTAGTATTTATCTATCTCGggtagaaaaatatgaacttTCCCATAGAACAGTATAATGAAATAGGCCTTTGTAGTGTGGACCACAGCAAATATATCTGGTGTTTGTGGTGCAACtaaggttcttgtatatgctaacgTGCAACACCTTCAGCACATGGCCACACAGTACAGCACTTGTAGTATAGGATAACTAGAACAATAGGTGTGAGTTCTTTATCTTCAAGGTTGGAATCAACAGCTTTAAACCTAGCAAATCATTTCCGCACAATTTTTTCAACTATAGCGCTGTCACCATAAACAGCGCATATCTTATTTGCTGCTTGTGTTGCATTTTTGCCTTTTCGGTAGAAGAAAAGCATCAAATGCCTATAAGTGCTTTATTTCCTCCCATATTTAAGAGCGTATAAAACTAACAAAGATTAATGTATCCCAACCAAACTTTTTTCTAAAGATGCCTGAAATATCACCTTTTAGGATATATACACATGTTATTTGTTTTCAGTCATTCTGATATATTCAGACCTGTCCTAATGCCACCTACCGAAAATCGGCACGAACTTTCCGAGCAacctaatattttttcatttccacACAGAGAAAATTTACTATCTGGcataattaaatgttaaattatctataaaaaatatcatcaactttttatcaaaaaaacTTCAAGTTGCTACTTGCTTAttgcaaacaaatttttgagCGGCTTTTTCAAAGGCTTCATATTGCAAAAACTAAAAATGaatcaaaaatttcaatattccgAAATTCGGTACGCTAATTTAGGATAATATGTACGCTTgctcgaatgaaaaatatcgaatgcttatatttaaaaattttcattacgtaCCTTTTTCTACGGCGATTTCTCCAATTATCGAACCGATAAGCGAAATTatgttatagaaatattatgttatatggGAGATATCTGTAtaactataatttataattgaataatatttattcttcattttcaagTATCCCATATAAAacattcaaaaatttataatattaaacaatatacatacataagtatatacatattcatatgtatatactacaTTGCATATTAATATGGAAGtcagtataaaaatttttattagagaCTTCATTGCTTAGAGAAATGtcacaaaattataaacaatcaGTATAAAACTTTATCGAAATATATGAGTAACAGTGTaattaaatcaaaaatattacagtacatataaatacaaattgaaagCAATATTTAAGGATCACGTTGAAATTGACCGTACTTATAGGTTATTCTCTATAGAGCTTATTTTTCTCTCAAAAATGACAACGtcaaaagaattaaatttagcGAGAAAAAGTCTTGTAGCCTCGCTTGGTGAAAATTCAAAAgtgtaagatatattttattagtttaagAAAAAGGTTATTATATAACCAACGCatttggaaaaaaatattttacatatttttcattataaatagaatattatatttcagaactttttatcattttaaatgattacaatcttcttattttttatgttttatataaaatatttataaatattgaagtataattcttaaaaatcttACTTTGCTGATAGGTATTTCGAAAAGATGAAACTGTGGTTTCAAATGAaggtatttaatattattgtgacattttaatatttaaaaatagtttataatatcattaataatgTCGttcataaaatgttattattttagacaacgaaagaagaatttgatTGTGAAGCAAGAAATATCATGACAGAAGATCAAGTTCATCTTCATAAtgaatttcttctttgtttatttaataaagttaGAGGTTTAGCTGCTGCTACACCTACACGGAAATTAGATCGAGATAAAgctataaaagaaaagaggcTAAGATTAAAACGCAAATATAGAActgataaatcaaattttgagGTATGGAATTATagtcaatttatttatttatacatgaaCTATaacatcttttatattttatatttagccCGCAGATATGTATGTTGAAGTATTAAGTCAAACCTCATCACCTGTTGGAGATGAGCCTATTGGAGCAAATCGTTCTAGTGCTCAAGAACTTGTACTGCCAGATAGAACTTTTGTTTTAGCAAGATTAATGCTTGCAGCATGGGAAAATAATATGGATGGAGCAGAAGAAAGTACTGCACATATAGTTATAGCAGCTACACagatctttttaaaaaatatacttacaGCAATATTTACAAGAAGAAAAGGGTATGCTGTTAGAGATggttcatttatttataatattggaGAACCAGTACCTAGTTCATGGAAAAGAAATTCTACTCACATATTAAGATCATCGGACTACACTGTAACAGAAATAATAGATCCTTATGGTCAAGTGCCTATGATAAAACCAAATATTGAAGAAGCAGAGCAAGCTACAGCTTTTGCTTACGCATGTTCTCCACAAACTATTCCACCTTCATTAAAACCTGTTAATACATCTGATTTACAACATACACTAAAGGTTAGGGAAAGTAATTCATTGtaactatttaaataatgcttaatattttatggtttaatatctgttttatttcaaacagatGTATAAAAATCTTGTTAGTAATCATACAATTTATGCAACTAATATGGAACGATTATTTACATATGCAACACATCTAACATGGGAAGACCTTGAAGTTAAGAGATTATCACGTCATCAACCTATTatagattaatttatttaatagtctagattattttttaaaacaagtGTTTTAAAACAAGTTCGAAATAAGttacttatattatttatgacattcttttataaaatatactttgctaataaaataaatttcaaattaatttcaagtttttaattatatttttttaatattttctttccctcttcataaattttttcattagtGTTTATTCCATTGCCAGTGAACACACTTTTTTATTGTATCATTAATAATATAGTACACTTGAAATCATTTACGTTAAAAAGCATGATGAAATGCTTGACTGTAAGTACATTCAGAATGAAAGTTTAACATATAATgcgaataaaaatcaaattaatttgttttacaagattttattattctttatttttaattatatatatttttatgaattttaacaCACATATTTAATCTTATGATTGATATGAGaaatgttttacattattcttatttacattCTAATTTGAAACTTTCCGGCTTTGGTAATATATTTCACACCTTTAAAtggtttatatttttctccgtACATATCTAATCGATTAACTTTTAAGCCAGAAACTGCCAACTGATTGATTGTAAAGTGAAcctaaagtaaaataattgttaaactatattacatacaatagtaatacatatatataatatatacatacattaatTGCAGGATTAGATTCCATTATACTGGCAGAATTTTGAATAGTaatctaaaaaattaattttttaaattagtttttaatttatgcatGTTTACTTACAccctaaaaaattattttataattgtataattattttacagagCCTCTTAAGTTTGGTAATTTGGAAACATCTATCCTTCCAATATCCCATAAGAGTATTTTGCTCACAGGATCAAATGAGTATTTTCCTTGATTTGGAGTTAATGTAcaatttaaaactatttttggCATAGGAATTTCTAATGTAACATTTTCTAcctgaaatatatatacattaaaattatatcagttttttacatttccacataaaaatataagaaaaatataatgcaCACAGTTCTGCCAATGGTTTGCTTTGGCCCAACAGTTATGTCTAATCTCCCACCTCCTAATTCCTTGAGACTAATATTATGTCTTACATATATTGGAATTGCCACAATACTTTGTGATCCTATGTGATAAGAAAGAAGACGAAAATTACCATCTGGTGGAATAAAGGAAAGTATTCGTTCTGACTGGGAAAAAAAGTATTCTATTAATGATGTAATTAATAAGTTTAAACTTTTACTTGTTCTTACCTCCCATCTTTTAAATCTAACACAAGGATGAAAACTGACATCATCAAATAATCTGGGATTCATGAAAGAAAGTGTTAAATCTGGCATACCacttaattttatacaacagtcaatctataatttaaacatataattatacaatatatttattgcataaatatttttgtcaataaataaatcagtATTGATAATATTAGACAAAAAGCATACATAGCCTTGAATTTCTGCAAACACAGTTGCACCAGTTCTATCTATAATAGCATCAACTTCTTCTACAACATCAAAATATGCttcattatttgtatatttaacaccAGTACGCCTCCAAGGAACATTAGATAATTGTCCACTTGGTAATGTTGCACTAAcactataatttatatatacaattaaatatatatatcaatttttatattttacttcaaATATATAGTTAATATACTTACTTAGATTTTCCTGTTACAGTATTTGCAATAGTTCTTAATATATTTGGTGGTTTAATAAGTTCCTTCAAAATATTAGATTCTGTAGCTAATGGAAAACCATTGTCCAACATTTCATCTAATAATTCATAGACAACCACATAGTTTTCTTTTATGATAGTTTCTGTACATTCGCTAAAATAGTCTTCAAAAGTATCCACTACTCTGTGTAAAAATTCTATCACAAATAATGGCggaactataaaataaaaataatatttaaaatatattttacaatcgaaacaatttattaatatcatattatGAATAAATACCTTCTGTCATGCATACAGCAACAAAAAACATATtgcaacgatatatactaatgaGATAATGATGAGGTGTAGCTATTACAGGTGGTGTGTCTTCAGGAGATAAAACTCTTCGCTGTTGATCAAAGAAGTAGTCACATAGTGACCGTGCCACTGCACTTTTCCAATGTTTTTCCATGAAAACATCTCTAAGGATAAACAGTATTTTAAGTTTATGAAACccagaattgaaattttttaattatatataaaatcttttgaaatatgtataaaatacgatatatatatatatatacagagttgataatatatatatatgatcaTATGCAAGTTTCTAACCAAATACTTGTCAGATaccaaatatatatgtttaccCACGATTTAATACTTACCCTGAcgagttaataataaaaagactatgtatcatttttttaaagaaattgatcTGAACAGTCCACTGTTCAAGTTGtttgtcaattttattttgatatgtTACATACACTTGACATATGGttctgtatttataaattgtacTAACACTGATGCATGAACCTACATTTATTATCCAGCATTTGTCCAGAGAGGAAAATATAACGAAGATATACCTACATAtgcagatatttttattagtgaaattttcGCTTAAATAATATAgtgtaaatgataaaaaatatcatactTATAGTAAtaagtaaatgtaaaatttaaaatatatgaaataattacaacCTATAACATTTTGCTACATACGTGTCATtaattatctttcattttcaatcTGTATTTTCAACACTCTTAACTTGATGatggatgaaattaaaaattgggAGGATATAGAAAATGATGGTAATTTATTCAACATTGTGTgtcaaaatatgtattaaagctatctttttaagtatatgcctttcagaattttttaaacaattttctgaTGGTGAATCCAAAAAAGGTGATATTAGTCAAATGTTATCAGTGGcacaacaaataaataaattaggacaaggtgaataaaaaaattatatctccAACATAATGTtacgatatattataacatataatatttttgatatagcCATTGAAATATTGAATGCCGAATTACAGAAGCAAGTATTAGCTAATCATGAAGATTTATTGTCACAAGCATCATGggtagaaaaattggaaggtGTGCTTTCAATAATGCAGTTACATGTCCAGGTAcacataaatacatttataaatattgagggaaataaatattactttgaataaaatataaatttttgttttagagCCTTTTATCAGCTGTAGAACGTTTACgtggaaaaattattgatcCTTTTAATAGAATTGAAACTCAGACAATTGTTCTAGCAAGGCTTCATGAAACTTCTGATTTGCTACGGAGAGTAGCTAGAATGCAACATTTATCAAAGCGTTTATGTTCTCAAATGACAAATAATATGCAAGGTCCAGATATCATAAAAGCTGCAAATAGCCTCCATGAACTtggtatattaatttatttttaattttacatttcataaaatatatagtatatatataagaaacatGATAATTGTTGTTTATAGAACAGTTGATGATGGATACAGATTTAAATGGATTAGATGTTATTGCTGATGATCAACAAGTTGTAAAATCTCATAGAACAACAGTACAGAGAATAGCAACTCATACTTTATCTCAAGGTTTACAAACAATGGATAGAGCTAAAGTATATAAGTacatattattcttttagatactattatctttataactattaattataatttacaacaaaTAGGTTAGTACAGCTGTACaggtatttcaaaatttgagAGTTGTAAATGGAGCTATAGATAATGTCATAGATTCTGCCTTATCAGAGATTGAAAAAATTGCTTCAGAATCATTAGATGTAACTTTAACAACAAATCAAGACCTTGGAAAAAGAGCAGCACCTGGACGAGCTGCTATTCCTTCTCCAGGATCTTCTGGAAATTTACGCACACGAATTTGGGAAAATCTTGAAAGACTTTTTCAAGATACTCTTTATACACATTGTTTACAAGTAATgtaactgaaaaatatttgttctgTATCTTTCTTAAATCTAGTTActcatattttcaaattatatgctatattattatcttagaTTGAACTATTGCAAAGAATACTATTTGAACATCATGTAAAGGAATTGGATGAGCTAACACAGAAATTTTGGAACAGAGTAAACACTCTGCTTTCTAAAGTATTAATCGAACGTGCACAaggtaaaaattataatattgaaatcttCGTTCTGATAAAAACGCGTTTATGTTTTCAGGCTCATCGTTTGTAAAACAAGCATTAGAAGGTGAATACCCAAaatttttgagaatatttcTAGATTTGAGAAAACGTCTGAAGGAACGATTACAGAGCATTAGTATTTACAAAATCAAGTaaatagaaagatatataaaaaagacgTCAAATAACTtatcttatataataaaaataatatttatattctttcagtcataatgtattattaccatttgAAAACGCATACTTATCTCGGTCAGTATCACGTCTATTAGATCCAGTACATACTATGTTTTCTGGGGAAGGATTACCTACACAGGATGAAATTGATAGTCTTATACGAACAGTAACAAAGTAAGTTAagataatagatatatatcttcatttttaatacTGTCTAATAAATATCAACCCATAATTTCTTTGTAGTGAATTAAGTGTGTCATTGGTCGATGATGGCCTTTCAACAGTAGTTGCTCGTAATGTAGGAAAAGCTATAAGACTCTTTTGCTTAAAATGCGAACAAGGATTACTTGTGGGTGGAGAAGCTAGTCAAGTAATTGATTCTCCAACTACTGTTCAGCAAACAAATGTGTCTCTTGCAAACCTACTTTATTATCTTTCTAGTCAAGTAACTCGTGTAATAGCAAATTTATCTGGTCTCCCATCTGAAGGAAATTCAGTAATTTCTGTAGCTCTTAAAGAAGTAGACGTATTAACAAAAAACATACTATCGCCGTTGTTAGCGTCTATTAGTGACGCAATtgaaagtattattttaaccATGCATGATGATGCAGAATTTCGAGAGTAAGTAAATACAATGttctgaaattaaatatatcttaaaatatatatactatatatgtatacatattctTCCTCTACAGTCCAAGTAGTCCTATGGGAAAAGAAATTAACTGCTCACTCTACATGCGCGAATTGCAAGGATTTATTTTACGTTCTGTAAATACATTTCTTATGCCATATAAAAATCAGGCAGTAGTTGCTGAatggtaattaaaaatataattataacttttataatGTATTTGCGATATAATACTGaaattaatcatatttttagtTGTAAATCTGTTGCTTCACGGTGCATTGAACTTTTTGTAAGACATGCTTGCATATTAAGACCATTAACCGATTTTGGAAGAGCCAAACTCATTATTGATTTTAGTCAGGTATGTTGTAATATATGTGTAGTATCATgctaaaattttgtatttaagtttcaatcttttatctttttattttcatttagatAGAAATAGCTGTTGCTCCATTATGTAGAGGAGGGCAATTGGGATCATCAGAACAACAACAATATAGAACATTACGAGCATTAAAAACACTGCTTCCACTTAGTCCGGATGATATCGTCCAAAAAGTTTTAGGAGGGGAACGAGAATGTGGCATACCTTCCTCTCTTgttcttttacatttattttctactGCACCACCTGAATTAGTATCTCCACATCAGGTATGAgaatatatgtttattattttgtaatggAACTGaattatcttaaatttaaaaaaatgtagattGGTactaatttgttaatatttgtaCTATTAATTTGTACTATTAATATAGAGTACAAGTTGGTCTGTGGGTCGACTATCTCAGTGGATGGATAAACATCCAAATGAAAGAGATAGATTAGCTTTCTGTAGTGGACCACTGGAACGTTATCAATTAACAGTCAGACAACAAAATCTTCCAACATTCCACCCACTATTTccattaatgaaaaaattagctaatttaaatgaacattaaaatttgtaaaattttgtattacacAAGATGTATGTTTCCATATTTCTGGATGTATATTGTTTTAGATAAATAGATTCCTGCAATTAATGTAATGCTTAAACACATAGGCCAATTTATGTTACGTTTTTTTGGTCTGATATATGTTGCGGGTATACCaatatcgttttctttttcaacctatgttaataaaatatattttaatgtttcctcTTTAATGTATGTGCATTAccagatatttatatatttacccTTTTAGAAAGTGCTTTTATTTGCATAAGCTCGTTTTTTAGAATACTAAGCGTTTCTTGTACCTTTTTAAGCTCTTGCTCATAATTAGATATTTGTTCAgtagttaaatatatatctccACTATTTACCTTTAATaagctatttttaatataccgAAAACTAGAACCAataacagaaatttgtttagATAATATACCTAATGAGACTATACCATTATATAATCTGAaaacgaatgtaaaattacattttcataattcagTGTTACAATAATTgcagttaattaattaatacataattgtATTATGAAGTAAACATACGTATAGGGTAACGATTTATTGATAGCACCAATGCTTTGTATACTCCATTTTTTCCTATGAAATTTATGAAGACATTCTGTAAATTGCATTCTATGTGCATTAATATCCACTCCTAAATGAATTAAGTCATTTTCagttaatgttaaaaatgttttgaGATTTATTCCTTGAAAAATATgagtatatttttctaaattcatCCCATATAAGATTGTATAAACATCAGCATCTATAGTTTGATTGTCTATATTAACTAGTGATGGAAACATATGTTTCCACTCATacactttaaatattttataagtatTTATTGTTACTTCTTCATCGAGATTTAATAGCGACAAAATCTgtaataattaacattatattatattttataataggATATTATAGTTTAACATACTTTATCATATCCTTTCATAGAAGCTACATCATGTATAGTTAGACCACTGCAGTCAGTTAATGTGACATCTGCtccattttctattaatattttgacTACTTCTGGTTTATTAGCTATTGTTGCATACATCAATGCCTACAAATAAtagttttattgttattattgaaaataactATTAGTATTACTAAAAGAACTTACAGTTTGTTTCCTATTGTCATgtgcattaatattttttatatatttcactagttctattataaattctgGTTCTTGTGACATACAAGCATACATGAGAAGTGTTTGTCTGCagaaatattacttaatagttattaaaataattaatatattaaaatatatatgttataaatacCTTTGTTTATTGATTGCATTTGGATTAGCACCTGCTTCAATTAATgttgtaaaacattttatacgtTGTTCTGTTGTTTCTTTAACAGAATTGCATAATGCCATTAACGGTGTATAGCCATCTAATATATTACACCATCGATAtaagatttcaaatttttctcaaacATTTAATACATAACACAAAGTACAAAGTACAAAGTAAATACCTTTATGCTTATTAACATAAGCTCCATTGTTTATGAGATACTCAATGACTTTTATTTGCGCATTAAAAGCAGCATACAGAAGTGGAGTCCATCCATCACATAAAAacttatttatatcatatgcTATATATTATAGTGAAATATacctttatattaaaaatattattattttacaatataaaatataagttattaatataaaataattacattcaatatatttgtttacaaTTTCGCACTTGCCCATTGTACATGCATTTATCATCTCACGTTCAATACTttgttcattattattatccaTATTTCTATCTtgattaaatgtatttatattttttaattctaaactGTTTTTGACACAATACCTAGTTCTTGTTTgctatacaaaatataaaacttttaatttttcattaataaaataaaaaaaaattttattctgtactaatagaattaaataattccttcttcaatctctttaatatttttaaaaggattagtttttactaTTGCAatcaaatagtaaaatatcggctcaaaattataagttatatatatatacatatgtatacgtatgtatgtatgtattttcataCCTTTtccgaaagagaaaaattttcgTCACTTTTCACTTCGctacttaatattttaatatttctcggAAGcacattatttcattaaaatatataaaataaaaatgacaatattttcctttttagctttgtaaaatt
This Bombus pascuorum chromosome 1, iyBomPasc1.1, whole genome shotgun sequence DNA region includes the following protein-coding sequences:
- the LOC132905864 gene encoding transcriptional adapter 1-like isoform X2 produces the protein MTEDQVHLHNEFLLCLFNKVRGLAAATPTRKLDRDKAIKEKRLRLKRKYRTDKSNFEPADMYVEVLSQTSSPVGDEPIGANRSSAQELVLPDRTFVLARLMLAAWENNMDGAEESTAHIVIAATQIFLKNILTAIFTRRKGYAVRDGSFIYNIGEPVPSSWKRNSTHILRSSDYTVTEIIDPYGQVPMIKPNIEEAEQATAFAYACSPQTIPPSLKPVNTSDLQHTLKMYKNLVSNHTIYATNMERLFTYATHLTWEDLEVKRLSRHQPIID
- the LOC132905864 gene encoding transcriptional adapter 1-like isoform X1; protein product: MTTSKELNLARKSLVASLGENSKVYFEKMKLWFQMKTTKEEFDCEARNIMTEDQVHLHNEFLLCLFNKVRGLAAATPTRKLDRDKAIKEKRLRLKRKYRTDKSNFEPADMYVEVLSQTSSPVGDEPIGANRSSAQELVLPDRTFVLARLMLAAWENNMDGAEESTAHIVIAATQIFLKNILTAIFTRRKGYAVRDGSFIYNIGEPVPSSWKRNSTHILRSSDYTVTEIIDPYGQVPMIKPNIEEAEQATAFAYACSPQTIPPSLKPVNTSDLQHTLKMYKNLVSNHTIYATNMERLFTYATHLTWEDLEVKRLSRHQPIID
- the LOC132905859 gene encoding AP-3 complex subunit mu-1; its protein translation is MIHSLFIINSSGDVFMEKHWKSAVARSLCDYFFDQQRRVLSPEDTPPVIATPHHYLISIYRCNMFFVAVCMTEVPPLFVIEFLHRVVDTFEDYFSECTETIIKENYVVVYELLDEMLDNGFPLATESNILKELIKPPNILRTIANTVTGKSNVSATLPSGQLSNVPWRRTGVKYTNNEAYFDVVEEVDAIIDRTGATVFAEIQGYIDCCIKLSGMPDLTLSFMNPRLFDDVSFHPCVRFKRWESERILSFIPPDGNFRLLSYHIGSQSIVAIPIYVRHNISLKELGGGRLDITVGPKQTIGRTVENVTLEIPMPKIVLNCTLTPNQGKYSFDPVSKILLWDIGRIDVSKLPNLRGSITIQNSASIMESNPAINVHFTINQLAVSGLKVNRLDMYGEKYKPFKGVKYITKAGKFQIRM
- the LOC132905826 gene encoding conserved oligomeric Golgi complex subunit 5 isoform X2, with protein sequence MQLHVQSLLSAVERLRGKIIDPFNRIETQTIVLARLHETSDLLRRVARMQHLSKRLCSQMTNNMQGPDIIKAANSLHELEQLMMDTDLNGLDVIADDQQVVKSHRTTVQRIATHTLSQGLQTMDRAKVSTAVQVFQNLRVVNGAIDNVIDSALSEIEKIASESLDVTLTTNQDLGKRAAPGRAAIPSPGSSGNLRTRIWENLERLFQDTLYTHCLQIELLQRILFEHHVKELDELTQKFWNRVNTLLSKVLIERAQGSSFVKQALEGEYPKFLRIFLDLRKRLKERLQSISIYKINHNVLLPFENAYLSRSVSRLLDPVHTMFSGEGLPTQDEIDSLIRTVTNELSVSLVDDGLSTVVARNVGKAIRLFCLKCEQGLLVGGEASQVIDSPTTVQQTNVSLANLLYYLSSQVTRVIANLSGLPSEGNSVISVALKEVDVLTKNILSPLLASISDAIESIILTMHDDAEFRDPSSPMGKEINCSLYMRELQGFILRSVNTFLMPYKNQAVVAECCKSVASRCIELFVRHACILRPLTDFGRAKLIIDFSQIEIAVAPLCRGGQLGSSEQQQYRTLRALKTLLPLSPDDIVQKVLGGERECGIPSSLVLLHLFSTAPPELVSPHQSTSWSVGRLSQWMDKHPNERDRLAFCSGPLERYQLTVRQQNLPTFHPLFPLMKKLANLNEH
- the LOC132905826 gene encoding conserved oligomeric Golgi complex subunit 5 isoform X1, whose product is MMDEIKNWEDIENDEFFKQFSDGESKKGDISQMLSVAQQINKLGQAIEILNAELQKQVLANHEDLLSQASWVEKLEGVLSIMQLHVQSLLSAVERLRGKIIDPFNRIETQTIVLARLHETSDLLRRVARMQHLSKRLCSQMTNNMQGPDIIKAANSLHELEQLMMDTDLNGLDVIADDQQVVKSHRTTVQRIATHTLSQGLQTMDRAKVSTAVQVFQNLRVVNGAIDNVIDSALSEIEKIASESLDVTLTTNQDLGKRAAPGRAAIPSPGSSGNLRTRIWENLERLFQDTLYTHCLQIELLQRILFEHHVKELDELTQKFWNRVNTLLSKVLIERAQGSSFVKQALEGEYPKFLRIFLDLRKRLKERLQSISIYKINHNVLLPFENAYLSRSVSRLLDPVHTMFSGEGLPTQDEIDSLIRTVTNELSVSLVDDGLSTVVARNVGKAIRLFCLKCEQGLLVGGEASQVIDSPTTVQQTNVSLANLLYYLSSQVTRVIANLSGLPSEGNSVISVALKEVDVLTKNILSPLLASISDAIESIILTMHDDAEFRDPSSPMGKEINCSLYMRELQGFILRSVNTFLMPYKNQAVVAECCKSVASRCIELFVRHACILRPLTDFGRAKLIIDFSQIEIAVAPLCRGGQLGSSEQQQYRTLRALKTLLPLSPDDIVQKVLGGERECGIPSSLVLLHLFSTAPPELVSPHQSTSWSVGRLSQWMDKHPNERDRLAFCSGPLERYQLTVRQQNLPTFHPLFPLMKKLANLNEH
- the LOC132905841 gene encoding ankyrin repeat, SAM and basic leucine zipper domain-containing protein 1-like, coding for MDNNNEQSIEREMINACTMGKCEIVNKYIESYDINKFLCDGWTPLLYAAFNAQIKVIEYLINNGAYVNKHKDGYTPLMALCNSVKETTEQRIKCFTTLIEAGANPNAINKQRQTLLMYACMSQEPEFIIELVKYIKNINAHDNRKQTALMYATIANKPEVVKILIENGADVTLTDCSGLTIHDVASMKGYDKILSLLNLDEEVTINTYKIFKVYEWKHMFPSLVNIDNQTIDADVYTILYGMNLEKYTHIFQGINLKTFLTLTENDLIHLGVDINAHRMQFTECLHKFHRKKWSIQSIGAINKSLPYTLYNGIVSLGILSKQISVIGSSFRYIKNSLLKVNSGDIYLTTEQISNYEQELKKVQETLSILKNELMQIKALSKRVEKENDIGIPATYIRPKKRNINWPMCLSITLIAGIYLSKTIYIQKYGNIHLV